Proteins found in one Amphiura filiformis chromosome 14, Afil_fr2py, whole genome shotgun sequence genomic segment:
- the LOC140170366 gene encoding uncharacterized protein, protein MTSSATKMSRQGAIWGSFIGNALAMPVHWYYNPDDIKQGYNGWLSGYVAPNQRHPTSILSISAAGSAGRSTFKGQSEKPVIGSVILHDKLKYWQSNDRTVHYHQGMAPGDNTLNSRLAAQTARLLSEADPSKSEDDLVTDVMTRYVEFMTTPGSHNDTYAESADREFFRDWQLAGSPKSPKDIMEFVEKRIKRLNSNKLDHNIDCIGALVTSTPVILHYAGHTEDVAAKNAVRIVRATHCSKSLDPYVELYARSLHAVVNGAKLKDVAESALSSNLLGGASILKRAEKFAKEAAGYTAGSEDRLRVYQDAISTFGMACYIDGSLPSMFFLAREFHDDFEGGVLTNANCGGENAHRGAILGSLLGAESGRAGRQIPQRFIDGLHSSKEDILAVLDNWNSNI, encoded by the exons ATGACTTCATCAGCTACAAAAATGAGTCGTCAGGGTGCCATATGGGGTTCCTTCATTGGAAATGCATTAGCTATGCCTGTACACTGGTATTATAACCCAGACGATATCAAGCAAGGATATAATGGGTGGTTATCCGGTTATGTAGCACCTAATCAACGACACCCAACTAGTATACTCAGTATATCTGCTGCAG GTAGTGCTGGAAGAAGTACATTCAAAGGTCAATCTGAGAAACCAGTGATTGGATCGGTGATATTACATGATAAACTCAAATACTGGCAAAGTAATGACAGGACAGTGCATTACCATCAAG GTATGGCACCCGGGGATAACACACTCAATTCACGTCTCGCCGCCCAAACCGCCAGACTCCTGTCAGAAGCCGATCCCTCGAAATCCGAAGATGATCTCGTTACTGATGTCATGACACGCTATGTAGAATTTATGACCACTCCTGGATCACACAATGATACATATGCCGAATCGGCAGACAGAGAATTCTTCAG GGATTGGCAACTTGCAGGATCACCGAAATCACCAAAAGACATCATGGAGTTCGTGGAGAAGAGAATTAAACGTTTAAATTCCAATAAACTTGATCATAACATTGACTGTATAGGCGCACTTGTTACGTCGACCCCTGTCATTCTACATTATGCGGGACATACGGAAGATGTTGCAGCTAAG AATGCTGTACGAATTGTTCGTGCTACACACTGCTCTAAAAGCCTCGACCCTTACGTCGAATTATATGCACGCAGTCTGCACGCTGTAGTTAATGGTGCCAAGTTGAAGGATGTGGCAGAGAGTGCTCTGAGCTCTAATCTTCTTGGTGGAGCGTCTATTCTCAAGCGAGCCGAGAAATTTGCTAAAGAGGCTGCAGG ATACACAGCTGGATCAGAGGACCGTCTCCGTGTATACCAAGACGCCATATCAACCTTCGGTATGGCGTGTTATATTGATGGCTCGCTGCCGTCCATGTTCTTCTTAGCCAGAGAATTCCACGATGATTTTGAAGGAGGTGTGCTGACCAACGCTAACTGTGGAG gtGAAAATGCTCATCGTGGTGCAATCTTGGGGTCCTTATTAGGAGCAGAGTCAGGGAGGGCCGGACGCCAAATACCTCAAAGATTTATTGATGGACTACACAGCTCAAAAGAAGATATCCTGGCTGTATTAGACAATTGGAATTCAAACATTTGA